One Caretta caretta isolate rCarCar2 chromosome 6, rCarCar1.hap1, whole genome shotgun sequence genomic region harbors:
- the EAPP gene encoding E2F-associated phosphoprotein has product MSRLQEDDDPYVIEEPSDEEPGQSSSEDEVDVLLYGTPDQKRKLIRECLTGESESSSEDEFQKEMEAELNCTMKTMEGKWKSLETGTSSSTGQAGTVTTTKYYDDIYFDSDSEDEDKVGTQAARKKRRHQQRRIPTNDELLYDPEEDDRDQEWVDSQRRGYQNIRRTQQQPFKPPAIPNSDAVLNCPACMTTLCFDCQRHESYKTQYRAMFVMNCSVNKEEVLKYKGPVNKKIKKGHKKMKHSNEITTVQANQEEEEVYHPVKCTECSTEVAVLDKDEVFHFFNVLASHC; this is encoded by the exons ATGAGCCGTCTGCAGGAGGACGATGATCCCTACGTGATCGAGGAGCCCAGCGACGAGGAGCCGGGGCAGAGCAG CTCAGAAGATGAAGTGGATGTGCTTTTATATGGCACTCCCGATCAGAAGCGCAAACTGATAAGAGAGTGCCTTACTGGAGAAAGTGAATCTTCAAGTGAAGATGAGTTCCAAAAGGAAATGGAGGCGGAACTAAACTGCACCATGAAAACTATGGAGGGCAAGTGGAAGTCACTAGAAACAG GTACTTCCTCGAGTACTGGACAAGCTGGAACAGTCACCACTACAAAGTACTATGACGACATTTATTTTGACTCTGATTCGGAGGATGAAGATAAAGTAG GTACACAGGCGGCCAGGAAAAAAAGAAGACATCAGCAACGCCGGATTCCTACTAATGATGAGCTACTCTATGATCCAGAAGAAGATGATCGAGACCAAGAATGGGTGGACTCACAGAGACGAGG GTACCAAAATATAAGAAGAACTCAGCAGCAGCCGTTCAAACCTCCAGCCATTCCAAACAGTGATGCTGTTTTGAACTGCCCTGCTTGCATGACTACATTGTGCTTTGACTGTCAGAG ACATGAATCCTACAAAACACAGTACAGAGCAATGTTTGTGATGAACTGCTCAGTTAACAAAGAAGAGGTTCTAAAATACAAAGGCCCAGTGAACAAGAAGATAAAGAAAGGACATAAGAAAATGAAACACAGCAACGAGATCACCACTGTGCAagcaaatcaggaagaggaggaagtatATCATCCAGTCAAATGTACCGAATGTTCAACTGAAGTTGCAGTCTTGGATAAAGATGAAGTTTTCCACTTTTTCAATGTTCTAGCAAGCCACTGTTAA